The following coding sequences lie in one Streptomyces sp. NBC_00510 genomic window:
- a CDS encoding acyl-CoA dehydrogenase family protein — protein sequence MSAASARPTVSEREARQVAEAAREQEWRKPSFAKELFLGRFRLDLIHPHPTPSTEQVQRGEEFLAKLRDFVETKVDGALIEREARIPDEVITGLKELGALGMKIDPKYGGLGLTQVYYNKALALVGSASPAIGVLLSAHQSIGVPQPLKMFGTPEQKERFLPRCARTDISAFLLTEPDVGSDPARLATTAVPDGDSYVLDGVKLWTTNGVVADLLVVMARVPKSEGHKGGITAFVVEAGSEGITVENRNSFMGLRGIENGVTRFHQVRVPAENRIGPEGAGLKIALTTLNTGRLSLPASCVAAGKWCLKIAREWSAAREQWGRPVARHEAVGAKISFIAATTFALEAVMELSSQMADEDRNDIRIEGALAKLIASEMSWTMADELVQIRGGRGFETAASLAARGERGVPAEQLLRDLRINRIFEGSTEIMHLLIAREAVDAHLSVAGDLIDPDKALGDKAKAGMKAGGFYARWLPKLVAGPGQIPGAYSAFHPAGHPDLAAHLRYVERGARKLARSTFYAMSRWQGRMETKQGFLGRIVDIGAELFAMSAACVRAEMLRTRGENGREAYQLADAFCRQSRIRVEELFGRLWTNTDAIDRKVVDGVLGGAYTWLESGIVDPSSDGPWIADTTPGASHKENVHRPIR from the coding sequence ATGTCCGCAGCATCCGCCCGCCCCACCGTTTCCGAACGCGAAGCGCGCCAGGTCGCAGAGGCCGCCCGCGAACAGGAATGGCGAAAGCCGAGCTTCGCCAAGGAACTGTTCCTGGGCCGCTTCCGGCTCGACCTGATCCATCCCCACCCCACACCGTCGACCGAGCAGGTCCAGCGCGGCGAGGAGTTCCTGGCCAAGCTGCGCGACTTCGTCGAGACGAAGGTGGACGGGGCCCTGATCGAGCGTGAGGCGAGGATCCCCGACGAGGTCATCACCGGGCTGAAGGAGCTCGGTGCCCTCGGCATGAAGATCGACCCCAAGTACGGCGGCCTCGGCCTCACCCAGGTGTACTACAACAAGGCGCTGGCCCTCGTGGGCTCCGCCAGCCCCGCCATCGGCGTGCTGCTCTCCGCGCACCAGTCGATCGGCGTGCCCCAGCCGCTGAAGATGTTCGGGACCCCGGAGCAGAAGGAGCGGTTCCTGCCGCGTTGCGCTCGCACCGACATCTCGGCCTTCCTGCTCACCGAGCCCGACGTGGGGTCCGACCCCGCGCGACTTGCGACCACGGCCGTGCCCGACGGGGACTCCTACGTCCTCGACGGCGTGAAGCTGTGGACGACCAACGGCGTCGTCGCCGACCTGCTGGTCGTCATGGCGCGGGTGCCGAAGAGCGAGGGCCACAAGGGCGGTATCACCGCCTTCGTCGTCGAGGCCGGCTCCGAGGGCATCACCGTCGAGAACCGCAACTCCTTCATGGGGCTGCGCGGCATCGAGAACGGCGTCACCCGCTTCCACCAGGTACGCGTCCCCGCCGAGAACCGCATCGGCCCCGAGGGCGCCGGGCTGAAGATCGCGCTCACCACCCTCAACACCGGCCGCCTCTCGCTGCCCGCGTCCTGCGTCGCGGCTGGCAAGTGGTGTCTGAAGATCGCCCGTGAGTGGTCGGCCGCCCGCGAGCAGTGGGGCAGGCCGGTCGCCCGCCACGAGGCCGTCGGCGCGAAGATCTCCTTCATCGCGGCGACCACCTTCGCCCTCGAGGCCGTCATGGAGCTGTCCAGCCAGATGGCCGACGAGGACCGCAACGACATCCGCATCGAGGGCGCGCTGGCCAAGCTCATCGCCTCCGAGATGAGCTGGACCATGGCCGACGAACTGGTCCAGATCCGCGGCGGCCGCGGCTTCGAGACCGCCGCGTCCCTCGCCGCCCGCGGCGAACGGGGCGTCCCGGCCGAGCAGTTGCTGCGCGACCTGCGGATCAACCGGATCTTCGAGGGCTCCACGGAGATCATGCACCTGCTGATCGCCCGCGAGGCCGTCGACGCCCACCTGTCGGTCGCCGGGGACCTCATCGACCCCGACAAGGCGCTCGGCGACAAGGCCAAGGCCGGCATGAAGGCCGGCGGCTTCTACGCCCGCTGGCTGCCGAAGCTGGTGGCCGGCCCCGGACAGATCCCCGGCGCGTACTCCGCGTTCCACCCGGCGGGCCACCCCGACCTCGCCGCCCACCTGCGCTACGTCGAGCGGGGTGCCCGCAAGCTCGCCCGCTCCACCTTCTACGCCATGTCGCGCTGGCAGGGCCGGATGGAGACCAAGCAGGGCTTCCTGGGCCGCATCGTCGACATCGGCGCCGAACTGTTCGCCATGAGCGCCGCCTGCGTCCGCGCCGAGATGCTCCGCACCCGGGGCGAGAACGGGCGCGAGGCCTACCAGCTCGCCGACGCCTTCTGCCGCCAGTCGCGGATCCGCGTCGAGGAGCTCTTCGGCCGCCTGTGGACCAACACCGACGCCATCGACCGCAAGGTCGTCGACGGGGTCCTCGGCGGCGCCTACACCTGGCTGGAGTCCGGCATCGTCGACCCCTCCAGCGACGGCCCGTGGATCGCCGACACCACCCCGGGCGCCTCACACAAGGAGAACGTCCACCGGCCGATCCGCTGA
- a CDS encoding PucR family transcriptional regulator produces the protein MPPTLASLLRNPALKLAVLAGGDRLGEAAVRWVHTSELDDPAPYLEGGELLLTTGLKLDVGSPEALGQYVARLAGAGVVGLGFGVGLSHDTVPQALVDAAAAHRLPLLEVPHKTPFIAISKAVSAELAADRYKAVTAGFEAQRELTRAALAPDGTTALLSRLAAHLNGWAALYDASGAVVAAAPEWAGRRAARLAGEVERLRGRPAPASAAVAGPAGTEDRVELQSLGTGRRPRGFLAVGTEERLDTSDRYLVHAAVALLTLSLEQSRALQDTEQRLGAALLRMLLAGEPEHARTVAGRLYGGLFDAPVRVLVAERAEAAGDAVGLLAERVEAAGMRAAEPVLAVRDEDRLTVLAAADGAVMPACVAAVDGSDDLVAGLSAAVGAAGVPGAHEQAERALAVARRRGRSLVEHDEVGSGSVLPLLSDEAVRAFSDGLLRPLREHDATARGDLVASLRAWLSRHGQWDAAAADLGVHRHTLRYRMRRVEEILGRSLDDPDVRMELWLALKSGG, from the coding sequence GCCGCCGTCCGCTGGGTGCACACCAGCGAGCTGGACGACCCGGCGCCGTACCTGGAGGGCGGCGAGCTCCTGCTGACCACGGGCCTCAAGCTGGACGTCGGCTCGCCCGAGGCGCTCGGCCAGTACGTGGCGCGCCTGGCCGGCGCCGGCGTCGTGGGCCTCGGGTTCGGCGTGGGGCTGAGCCATGACACCGTGCCGCAGGCGCTCGTGGACGCGGCGGCCGCGCACCGGCTGCCGTTGCTGGAGGTGCCGCACAAGACCCCGTTCATCGCGATCAGCAAGGCCGTCTCCGCGGAGCTCGCCGCTGACCGGTACAAGGCGGTGACCGCGGGGTTCGAGGCGCAGCGGGAGCTGACCCGGGCGGCGCTCGCTCCGGACGGGACGACGGCGCTGCTGTCGCGGCTGGCGGCGCACCTGAACGGCTGGGCGGCGCTGTACGACGCGTCGGGCGCGGTGGTGGCCGCGGCGCCGGAGTGGGCGGGGCGGCGGGCGGCGCGGCTCGCCGGGGAGGTGGAGCGGCTGCGCGGCAGGCCAGCCCCGGCCAGTGCGGCGGTCGCGGGCCCGGCCGGCACGGAGGACCGCGTGGAGCTGCAGTCGCTGGGCACCGGCCGGCGCCCCCGCGGTTTCCTCGCGGTGGGCACGGAGGAGCGGCTGGACACCTCGGACCGCTACCTCGTGCATGCCGCCGTCGCGCTGCTGACGCTGTCCCTGGAGCAGTCCCGCGCGCTGCAGGACACCGAGCAGCGCCTGGGCGCCGCGCTGCTGCGGATGCTGCTGGCCGGCGAGCCCGAGCACGCCCGCACCGTGGCCGGCCGGCTGTACGGCGGGCTGTTCGACGCCCCCGTGCGCGTGCTGGTCGCGGAGCGCGCGGAGGCCGCGGGGGACGCCGTGGGGCTGCTGGCCGAGCGGGTGGAGGCGGCGGGGATGCGGGCCGCGGAGCCCGTGCTGGCGGTGCGGGACGAGGACCGGCTGACGGTGCTCGCGGCCGCGGACGGCGCGGTGATGCCGGCCTGCGTGGCGGCGGTCGACGGGAGCGACGACCTGGTGGCCGGGCTGTCCGCCGCGGTGGGTGCCGCGGGTGTCCCGGGCGCGCACGAGCAGGCCGAACGCGCGCTGGCGGTCGCCCGGCGGCGGGGCCGCAGCCTCGTCGAGCACGACGAGGTCGGTTCCGGCTCGGTGCTGCCGCTGCTGAGCGACGAGGCGGTACGGGCCTTCTCCGACGGCCTGTTGCGGCCGCTGCGCGAGCACGACGCCACCGCCCGCGGTGACCTGGTCGCGTCCCTGCGGGCGTGGCTGTCCCGGCACGGGCAGTGGGACGCCGCCGCGGCGGACCTCGGGGTCCACCGGCACACGCTGCGCTACCGGATGCGGCGCGTGGAGGAGATCCTCGGGCGCTCGCTGGACGACCCGGACGTACGCATGGAGCTGTGGCTGGCCCTCAAGTCCGGCGGCTGA
- a CDS encoding aldehyde dehydrogenase family protein, whose product MSTPTAFWLAGRPATGEDTFDVVNPYDGSVVASVGVPTPAQVEEAVAAAEAVGAEFAATPAHVRAAALDHVSKRLAERSEEIARLITAENGKPVKWARGEVSRAVSVFRWAAEEARRFNSGEAQRLDTDAGGVGRLALTRRFPRGSVLGIAPFNFPLNLVAHKVAPAIAVGTPIILKPAPATPLSALLLGEILAETDLPAGSWSVLTVPNDRMPALVRDERLPVISFTGSDRVGYQIMDSVPRKHTTLELGGNAAAVVLADWSSEEDLEWAANRIATFSNYQGGQSCISVQRVIADASVYDRLVEKVVAKVRAQVTGDPSDDATDVGPLVDEKAAERVESWVEDALGKGAKLLTGGRRDGAAYEPTVLADLPADAIIATEEVFGPVLSLHKVDGTDEAFAAVNDSKFGLQSGVFTHDLQTAFRAHRELEVGGVIIGDAPSYRADQMPYGGVKDSGVGREGVKYAMDDYTYERVLVLTGLAL is encoded by the coding sequence ATGAGCACCCCCACCGCCTTCTGGCTCGCCGGCCGCCCCGCCACCGGCGAGGACACCTTCGATGTCGTGAACCCGTACGACGGCAGCGTCGTGGCCTCCGTCGGCGTGCCGACCCCCGCCCAGGTGGAGGAGGCCGTCGCCGCCGCCGAGGCGGTCGGGGCGGAGTTCGCCGCTACCCCCGCCCATGTGCGGGCCGCGGCCCTGGACCACGTGTCGAAGCGGCTGGCGGAGCGCTCCGAGGAGATCGCCCGGCTGATCACCGCGGAGAACGGCAAGCCGGTCAAGTGGGCCCGCGGCGAGGTCAGCCGTGCCGTGTCCGTCTTCCGCTGGGCGGCGGAGGAGGCACGCCGCTTCAACAGCGGCGAGGCCCAGCGCCTGGACACCGACGCGGGCGGCGTGGGCCGCCTCGCGCTGACCCGGCGCTTCCCGCGCGGCAGCGTGCTCGGCATCGCGCCGTTCAACTTCCCGCTGAACCTGGTGGCCCACAAGGTGGCCCCGGCGATCGCGGTCGGCACGCCGATCATCCTGAAGCCGGCCCCGGCGACCCCGCTGTCCGCGCTCCTCCTGGGCGAGATCCTGGCCGAGACCGACCTGCCGGCCGGTTCGTGGAGCGTGCTCACCGTCCCGAACGACCGCATGCCCGCCCTCGTCCGGGACGAGCGGCTGCCGGTCATCTCCTTCACCGGCTCCGACCGGGTCGGCTACCAGATCATGGACTCGGTGCCGCGCAAGCACACCACCCTCGAGTTGGGCGGCAACGCCGCCGCCGTCGTCCTGGCCGACTGGTCCTCCGAGGAGGACCTGGAGTGGGCGGCGAACCGCATCGCCACCTTCTCCAACTACCAGGGCGGCCAGTCCTGCATCTCCGTCCAGCGGGTCATCGCCGACGCGTCCGTGTACGACCGGCTGGTGGAGAAGGTCGTCGCCAAGGTCCGCGCCCAGGTCACCGGCGACCCCTCGGACGACGCCACCGACGTCGGCCCGCTCGTCGACGAGAAGGCCGCCGAGCGCGTGGAGTCGTGGGTCGAGGACGCGCTGGGCAAGGGCGCCAAGCTGCTGACCGGCGGCCGGCGCGACGGCGCCGCCTACGAGCCGACCGTGCTCGCCGACCTTCCGGCGGACGCGATCATCGCCACCGAGGAGGTCTTCGGCCCCGTCCTGTCCCTGCACAAGGTGGACGGCACCGACGAGGCCTTCGCGGCGGTCAACGACTCCAAGTTCGGCCTGCAGAGCGGGGTGTTCACCCACGACCTGCAGACCGCCTTCCGCGCCCACCGCGAGCTGGAGGTCGGCGGCGTCATCATCGGCGACGCCCCCTCCTACCGGGCCGACCAGATGCCCTACGGCGGCGTCAAGGACTCCGGCGTGGGCCGCGAGGGCGTCAAGTACGCCATGGACGACTACACCTACGAGCGGGTCCTGGTCCTGACCGGTCTCGCTCTGTAA